The genomic interval AGTCGGATCGTCGGAGCCGTCCAGCGACTCCAGGGCTACGATCAGACGCCCTCGCCGCCGCATCTGCGCGAGCCGGGGCTCATGGTCCTCGTCGCGGCCGGTGAGGAGGGTCTCGGCGGCGACAGCGGCTCGTACGACGGCGAGCGCGGCGGCCTCCGTGCCCTCGGTGGATTCGCTCTCGGAGCCATGACCCGCGCTGAGCACCCGGGCCAGTTCGCGGGCGGTCATCACGCGTCCTGCATCCTGGACGGCTTCCACCAGCTCACCGCACAGGAGGGTCATCCAGTCCGCAGAGGCCCACTCGCCGATCGCCGATCCTAGGTGCCTGGAGACCGTGTACTCGGAGGCCTTGACCGATTCCGAAACCTGCCGGTTGGTCGGCCAGGCGCCCGGCTCCGCTTTTCCATCGAGCCCGAGCCAGGCCGCGACGACCTGCGGCCGCTTGTTGTCCTTGCGGCCGGCCAATACCGGGTTGAGGAGCGCGGCGAGCCTTTCCACGTTCTGCCGGGCCTCATGCTCGGCGCCGAGCATGTCGTCCGCCGCTGGCACCGTGGGCTGTACCGGCACGGCCACGGCCTTGGGCTTCCTCGGCCGCAGGGCAGACGTCCACTGACGGTGTCGTCGGTTGAGCTCCTTCTTGACGACCGCGCCGATCCCGCGCTTGCCCCGGAAGCGGGGCAACGGCACATCCAGTAGCTCGCGGACTGTCACCGCGCCGAGTTCCTCGGCCACAGCCGCCGCCCGCTCGGTCAGCCCTGCATCCCTGAGGGTCGTTCCGAGCTTCGCCCTCTCCGCGTACAGATCCCGGATGTCGTCCTCGGAGAGCCCCTCCGGCAGCCCGCCGGCCCCCAGTATCGAGACGGTGTCGGTGGTCGGCGGAGGCTGGGTGCGGTCGGCCTCGGTGAAGATCGCCCGCCAGGCGTCCCGCATTTGCCGCAGCGACTCGAACCTGCGGTTGACGTCCCGGTGCAGGGCCCGCTCGAAGAATGCTTCGAGACCGGGCCTCAAAACCCCCACGAAGGCGTCGGCGGCGAGCAGCGGAAGCTCGTCCTTCAGCGCTGTGAGCGGATCGTCCGCGCCGTTGCCCCACATGGGGCGCTCGGCGGCGGCCATCTCGTGCAGGACGACGGCGGCGGCGTACCGCTCCGCGTAGTCGTCGTAAATAGGACGCCGTGCATCGCCCAGAAACGGATCGAGATAGCCGCGGGTGCCCGCCTTGATGTCCCGATCGGAGACATTGGCCAGGGAGAAGTCGAACAGCACGAGCTGCTGCTCGTCGTCGTCCCGGACCTTGATCCCGAGATTGGAAGGCTTGAGGTCGCGGTGGCGCATACCTCTGGCCGCAAGGTCGTCCAGCGCGGTGAAAAGGTCCTCGCCGAAGGACGCCAGTTCCTCGTAGCCCAGCTGCCCATGGCTGGCCAGCCGCTGGCCGAGTGTTTCGGGGCCCGCGTACTCCAGAGCGAGGACGGTCCGGCCGCCAATGGTCCGCGGACCTTCGTACAGTTTGACGATGCGTCCGCTGCTGATCTGTTGAAGGGCTGCGGCCTCGGAGGCGAGACGCTCGTTCTTGTCTGCGTCCAGGGCGACCTTGAGGACCCGCTCTTCCGCCGCCCTTGTGCCGCGCTCGTCCTCGGTAACGCGTGTCACATACAGCGCACGTGCCGTGGCACCCGAGCCGAGGACTCGCTCGACGGTCCAATCGCCGTCGACGGCCTGACCGGGGGTGGCAGTGAGGGGGTCGGCCTCCACAGCGACGGCCTGGGCGGCGCTGGCCTGTTCGGCATTATCGAGTTGCTTGAGGAAGGCGTCGGCCGAGTCCAGCCGATCGTCGACGGAGGCTCGGGTGGCGGCGTACACCAGCTCGTCGAGTCCGGCGTCCATGGCGTCGCTGACCGCATACATGTGCAGTCCGCCGTCGGCCGTGAGTCGCTCCTTGAGCGCGGTACGGGTCTCTGCGGGAGGCATCCCGGTCAGAATGTGATGCGCCACCGCGCCGATGCCGAAGACATCGAGGTCCACCGGGTCCGGGTAGTCGGCGTCGGTCTCGGGTGCGAGGTAGCACTGGGCGGCGTCCTCGATGTGCTCCCCAGTGAAGGAACTCTCGCCCAGCGAGCGCAGTGAGGTGGTGTCGAAGTCGCGGGCGGACGCCTGCCAGTCGATGATTCGCAGAACGGGGTCGCTGCCGCTCTCGCGTGCGCTGACGTATACCGAACGGGCCGCCAGCGCACGGTGATAGAGCGAGCGGCGGTGGGCGTAGCGGACGGCCTCGGCGAGTTGGCGCACCATGTCACGGCGTACCGCTTCAGTCAGTTTCGCGCCGTACACGGCAAGGTAGTTGTCCAGCCGCAGATCGCTTTCCCGGTGGCGGAAGAGGATAGCGGGGCCGCCCTGATGCTGGCGCAGGGCCACGGCCTGGGCGATACCTCGGTGGGCGATGCCCTGCAGCACCTGATACTCGCGCTCGGCGGCACGGCTCGTAGAACGCCGCTTTTCCTCGCTCGCCTGCTGCTCGACGAGATAGACCCGGACCCGGCCTTCCTCGTGGATCATCTCCTTGCGCTCGGCGAGCCGGTCCTCCCACGTGGGGCCCGCGTCCAGAGGGCGGGAGGCGAGCTTCCAGCCGTCGCCGAAGTCGAGGTGAGCGGTCGATGCCCGCACCCCGATCTTCTTCATCAACTCGGGCAGGTTCCGGGTGAAGTCCTCCCTGACCCGCCAGTTCTCGCGCTCCGGCGGCAGGCTGAGGAACTCGTCCCAGATCCCCGGGAGTCCGCTCCGGACGCCGTCACGTCCGTAGACATGGGTGCGCTGAACTGTGTCCAATTCGCTCTGGAGTAGAGGGTCGGAGAGGAAGACGGCCGGGTCGATACGGGGGACGCGGAGGCTCGGGTAGAGCTCGCGGGCCGCTTCCTGGAGCCGGGATTTCAGCTCCTTGGACTTGAGGTCGGTGAGGTGCAGAGGGTTGCGGATCGTACGGATCCGGCCGTCGGGGGCGTGGAAGCTCCAGGTGTCGCCGCTGTTCGCGACCCGGCCGGGGTGCCCTTTCAGTTCGACCAGATATAGGCCCCGGGGTACTGCGATGAGCAGGTCGCACTCATTGATGCGGCCGCTCATGGCAGTGAAGGAGAAGGTCGACCACGAGTAGTTCGGGGCAGTGACCGGCATCCGCTGCTTGATGTGGTCAAGAGCCGCCTGCTCCCACGGAAAGGGGGATGGCCGAGTTTGGTACCAGCGCTTCGGCTGGTGCTGGCCGGGCTTGGGGGTCGCCGGGCCGCCTACTGCCGCCACCGCCGTTCACGCACCTTTCGCAGCCGGATCCGCTCGTCGGTACGACGTGTGCCGGTGCTACTGGCCTGAGGCGGAGAATCACGGCTTCTCGAAACTAATCCAATGATCGATCACCTTGCCAGATCGGAGGCCGCATACAAGGCCTGGGGCGTGAAACTCCCCTTGCGCGCACGGTAGTTGGCGCATCTCAGGCTGTAGCTTTCGGCCATCTGTGGACGGTGCTCGGTGATCCTCGGGAAATGTGCCTACGATCATGTGGGCCATGCCAGCAGTAGGGGGAGGCGAAATGGCCGGAACGATGCGCAAGCGCACAGTATTTTTCTTCGAGATCGTCGAGGCCAAGAACCACCAGCCACGCATGGAGCCTCAGGACTGGCGGGGCTTCCTCGGCCGCATCTCGGCCGCACCGCCTGACGAACGCAGTGTGCAGAGTGGTGAAGATCGGCTGATCGGGGCCGTCGATGCGGCCACCTCCGAGGATCATCTCCTCCTCGCTAAGATCACTGGAGAGGTGCCTCACCAACTCGATCACAGCAACGGCACCATTGAAGCGTTGCGGCTCGCGGCCGGCACCGATGTCGTGCACGTGACGACCCTCTGCTTCCTGCCATACGGGAACATCATCGGTACCCTCCATGGCGGCTTCTCCGCACCGCGGGTCAGCGCCATCACCAAGTGGCTGAACGGCGTTGGACTCCCGTGGGGTGAGGTCGTTTTGAAGCCGGTCATCCATGCGCGGGCTCGCGAAAAACTGAACCGCATAGAAGCAGTGTCGGAGCTGACCGTGCAGTTGGAGGGTGCCCCGGCGGACAGTGTCGGAGCTCTGAACGCGCAATCCGAGCTGGGGCATTCGCTCCGCAGCTTCGGGCAGCGGCACCCCGACACTGCCATCACTCTCAGTCTGCGAGTCCCCAGGCGCGGAGGGCGCCTCAGCCTGGTTCGCAGAAACCGGGCCGCGACCCAACTACGCAGTGATGTCCTGCAGTTCATCCCCGACCTCGACGAATGGATGGACGAGTCGGGTGTGGTGCGCTCCGTCAACGGGCAGGTCGCGATCCGCGACCCGCACCGGCAGTCCCTGGAGTATGAGCCGCTCGACTTTCTGGAGCACCGCATCACCGCCCAGTGCGATGTGCCGGTCGCATTCACCGATGGACGGTCGGTGGACCTGCAGTTCGCGGTCAACGCTGTCTTCGGAGCTGCGCGCACGCACGCGCAGGAGTTGCAAGAAGCCTGCCAGTACCGACCGCTAGCCTGAGCGGCAGCTCAGGGGGTGAGTAAGCGGTGCTGGACTGGCTGTGGGTCCGATGGGTGGGGCGGCCGCGCCTGGACTGGATTGTCGCGTTCGTGATCACCGGCGCGCATCTGGGCATTGTGCTGATCACCGGCAGAGGCGATGTACTGGGCTGGCCGGCGCGGGAGCAGCGCGTCAACGTCTACACGGCGACGGCGACAGTCGCAGCCATCATCGGCAGCTTCATCACTGCGGCGATCGCTCAATACGCCGCGTCCACCGGACAGCGGATGCGGACGCTGCGCACACATCCGATGCAGGGCCCGCAGTTCAGACGGAACTGGGTGAGCATCCTGGGGGCGACTCTGGTGGTCTCGGGGCTCTGCCTGTTGGCCACGGTTCTGGACATTACGGAGAGGGACACGCGCGGGGTGCACTGGCTCGCGGAGCTGGCCATGGCGCTCGGCACAGTGCGGGCAACACGTCTGGTGTGGCTGTTCGGCAAGGTCATCGTGGCAGGAGATGCGGACTTGGCGGATGCTCAGCCGTCGGCAGGTCCGGATGGGACGTAGAACCTGCCGGCATCCGCGCTGAGAAGTAGATCCTGCACGTCCCGCACCTGGTGTGGGGCGTCGTTCACAGGTGGTTGGTGCAGCCGTGGAGTCGAGTAAGAGGCACGACAGGATCTTCGGCGGCGGGCCAGTAGGAACGGGTTACTACACCGTGCTGAGCTGGTAGGCGAAGAGGCGTGCTGGGAGCGTGCCGCGGCGAGATGGGCCGGGCAGGCTTGCGCCTCGGCGTACTGGTGGAGATCACTTATCGACGGCACCAGGAGGCAGGATCTTCGAGGGGAATTGCTTGCACTCACCGGTCGTCTCGTCGACCCGCGGCGCCTTCCCCTCCACTGATCCGGCGGCCACGCGCGTTCCCGGGGGTAGCGTTGCGGACCATCAGCCGCTGACCTGCCGCGTCACGCTGATCGCCCAACTCGGTTATGTAGGCGTTGACTTCGGCCTCCCGAGCAGTGACCAGCAGCCGCCTCGCGCCCTCGCGGACGATGTCGTCCATCAGAGAGCCGGTTTCGGTGGAGCCGTCGGCATTCAATACGTTGAGCACGGGCGTGCCTTCCCGACCCGTGCTGCTATGCGGTCCTACTCGATGACCAGAAGTCGATCACTCCGAAAGGTATGTCCGTCGCGTTCCAATCCGAGGCCACTCCACAAGTCATGAGCATTGCTCGGAACGATATGGCCCCCTGGCCACACCATGGATGCGCGCATCGCTGCCAGACGCTGAGGCGCTGGGTGTAGGCCGCAGAGAAGGCCGAACGGCCGGAGGCTGCCTGGATCGCTGCACTGCGTGAGTAGGTCGAGCGCGCGGAGACGGAACGCGACATTGTCCGTTTAGATCGGGGCGGACCATCTACGCTCGTAGGCTGAGAGCTGCCGATCTGGGGGCGGGATGACGGGGGCGATTGAGCGGGCGGTTCGCGCTGCGGAGAAGCTCTTTGACATGGAGGGGTTGGCTGGCGCGGCGGATATACCTGAGCCTGAAGGAGCGGATGCGACGCATGCCGCGGTCGCTAAGTTGGGTGAACTCTTTGCCAGGTTGCCCGGGCAGATGCGGTACGGCCTGGAGCGTCAGCGTGAGAACGGTGGGGATCTGTCCACCGACCGTCTGCAGGGGTTGTCGGAAATCGTGCAGAACGCCGATGACCTCGGGGCCTCTCAGGTTCGGATTCTCGTACGTGACACAGAGCTGCTCGTCGCTCATGACGGGAGTCCGGTGCAGCTGCCGGACGTCATGGCGCTGGCCATGCCCTGGTTGACCAGCAAAGCCGAGGATCCCGACTCGACGGGCCGCTTCGGGATCGGGCTGATGACTCTGCGACGGCTCTCGCCCGTACTGGAGGTGTACTGCTGCGACTACCGGGTGCGGATCGGTGATCCGCACGTGGCTGTCCCGGAGCCCTACCCGATCCCCAAGGCTGTGGCCGACGACGGTTGGACCGTTCTGCGGATGCCTTTCGCAGAGCCTGGACTCATCGCCAGCGAGGATGTGGACGAGTGGCTCGACGACTGGGGAGACGGGGCGCTGCTGTTCCTCGACCGCGTCCGTACGGTAATCCACACGGATGAGGACTGCAGCGCCCGGCGCGAGCTGGCGTTGCAATGGGGTGAGGCACAGCACCACGAGGCAGCGGTGGGCGGTGTCGCGACCACGGTCACGACGAGGACGGCACGTGCTACGGATGGCGAGTCCTGGAGTGTGAGCCATGCAGTCATCCAGAGCCCCGAAGGAGTAAGCCGAACGCGCAAGGCCGTTGGCGACGAAACAACGCTCGCTGTCGCCCTGCCACAGCACGGCGTGGAGGCCGCCCTTCATGCGGCGCCTGGGCGCCTGCATGTAGGGCTTCCTGTCATGGAATTGGGCGTACCCGTCTGTGTGAGCGCGCAGTTCGACCCCAACCCCAGCCGTCAGCAGCTGAATGACACCGACTGGAACGTTGCCCTGTGCCCCTTGGTTGCAGATCTCTGGGCGGCGGCGGTGATTCGGCAGTTCCGGCAGGATCCGGCGGAGGCATGGCAGAGCGTGCCGCTACCTGGTGACGTTCAGCAGACCAAAAGCCCTGAATCCGCCCTGGAGAAACTCCTGCTGGACCGGGCCCGAGCGAAGGTGTCACACGAACTACGTCTGCTGATGCCTGGGGAAGGCCGCAGCCTTGGTCTCTCGCACCTCGCTGTGGCGGACGCGGCACTTATCGGCGTGCTCACCGAGGCTGAGATCGCCGGTGTGGTGGAACGCGAAGCAATCCTGCCGGAGCTGGCACGGGATGCCGGTGGCCGGTGGCGCGATGTTCTGGAGGACTGGGCGGAGAACGGCGGCGCGGCGCCAGCGAACGTCGGTGTCCAGGACGCGTTGAAACTGCTCAATGACACGTCCCGTACACCGGAGGCCACAGTCGCCCTCGCCGCGACGGCTATCGGGGTCGATGAGGCGATCCCGCTCTTGTGGCTGCGGTGGCTGGTTGACGTCGACGGGGAGCGATACTCCGTCCCGGGCGCCGACGCCCCGATCGTCTTCACGGACCAGGCTCGTGGTCTCTCCGCAGCTCTGGGATTCAGCCGGGTCCTGCACCAGGCCTATCTGGTGCCTACGGCCGAGTCGAGCAGGGTCCGTGATTGGCTAGGCGAGAGGGGTGTTTTTGTCACCGGCGAGGATCCGGTGCCGGCCGTTCGGCGGCTCGCGGCCCGTGGTGCCCGCCGTGACAACGGCCCATTGAGCCTGGATGACGGGCAATTGCTTGCCTTGCGTGACGGATTCCTGCGTGTGCCGGCGAAGGAACGCGTGGCGCTGGGCCGCGATGTGGGTAAGGCGATCCTCCTCAAGGCTCGGCGGTACGGATCTGACGGGCAGCGCGAGGATGTCGAGGTCGCCCCTGCCGACTCGTATCTGCCGGCTGGTCTGGACGGTGCGGACCGCGAGGGTACTTTCGAGCTAGCCGCTGGTCGGGTACGCGGACTTTCCTGGCTGCGTTCCCGCTATGTCCAGGTTCTGCGAGGCGCTGGCACCGGTCTGGGAGCACAGGCGTTCCTGCGGTTGCTCGGTGCCTCGACGACACCCCGGCTTCGCGCGCACCCGAAGGCCGAACACCGGTACAGCGGCTCGTACCCTAACGAGGGCGTGCGGGTGAGCCAAACTCCTCACCCCAAGGAGCGCAGCGACCATCTACGGGCCAAGGGCGCTACGTTCACCCTCCATGAATATGACAGCCCCGTCTTGGCGGCCGTTGCGCGGGACATTGCCCGGGAACAGGACGCGCTGGCGAGGCGACGCAGGGCTGCCGCTCTCCTGCGGGTACTCAGACGTACCTGGAGCACTCTCTCCGAGCACGCCACGGTCCGCGCAGTGAAGGACTCGTACGGCTGGGTGGACCTCGGTGAGACGGACGCCTTCTGGCTGTGGCAGCTCAAGTACACGCCTTGGCTGGACAACCGGGACGGGGTGCCCACCGCCCCAGCCGACTTGCGGGAGCGGACGACCGGCACTGTCGCCGTCTACGGGGACAACGGGGCCGGGTTCCTCCACCAGGATCTGCAAGAAGTGGTGGGTAAGCGGGGAGAGGTGCTGACCGCTCTCGGCGTCACCGGTGAGGCTGGCGTTGATGACCTGCTCAAGTGCCTGCGAGAACTGCGACAACAGAGCAGCCGGAGCGGCTTGCATGATCACCCGGCTGCCCGGATTCTCTACCAGGCCCTGGCGGAACGCCTCGCCGAGAACCGCGGGCGAATGGCTGGCATGCTCGCAAAAATCACCCGCGCCTTTAACAGCGGAACAGGGCTGGTCCTCACCACCTCTGGGTGGCGCAAGCCACGGGACTGTTTCCGCGGACTCGCGGTCTTCGGCTGCTGGGGCACCTTCGCCCCAGCCCTGGACGACGACGAGGCGTTCTGGAAGGCGCTTGGCGTTCCAGAGCCCGGTGTGGACGATGCCGTCGCTGTCATCAGAGAAATCGCCAAGGAGACCAAACGGCAAGAACTCTCCGAGGCAGATGCCAGCACGGTCGAGGCCGTCGTGCTTCAGACGCTACAGCTACTTGCCCGGCTGGCCACGGCACGACCTGAGGAAGCGAACGCCACCCGCCTCGGACGGCTGCCTTTGCGGACCAGCCACGGTTGGTTTAGCAAGCGGCCCGTCTACGCGGTCGACGCAGCGCTGGCCGATGCTCTAGGAGAGCAGGTCCCGGTCTGGCTGCCCGGAGCCGAACTCGAACAGTTCCGGGCGTTGCTCGGGCCACTCCGCGTGCATGAGGTGAAGCCGCAGGACATCACGCCCTGTTCTCCGGACAAGGCGCCCGTGGATCCGGAGGCCACTTCGTTGATACGAGCAGCCCTTGCTCTGCTGCGCGAGGATCTACAGCGCAACGCGTCCGCGATCGCGCGATCCCTCAACGGGTCTTGGGACGAACTCATCGCCGTAGAAGTGAGAGTCGCGCCGCGAGTGGAATGCCACGTTCACCTGCTCGACGCGGAACCGGTTCTGGTGCACATGGGCACGGCGCTCGACCTGCCGACCAGGAGCCTGTACGCGGTGGATAATCGCGCCTTGGGTCGGGCCTCCGAGATGGGCCGAACCGTAGCCGCCCTCTTCGCACAGGGACGAAGGGAGGTGGCCCACGCCTGGGCGGCCGCGTACGACGAGGCGGAGAAAGGGCGCGAGGCGGTCCGGCTGAGCCTGGCCGAGGAACAAGCGGAGAGGGACAGAGCCGCGGCCGATGCTGAGATCGCGCAAAGGCTGGTATCGCTCCAGGAGGAGCACACTGAACGCCGCGCGCAAGCCGGTGACAAGGGCAGATCCAGTGTGCGTCCTGCCACGGGAAGAAGCCAGGGAACTTCGGGCACCGTTCCAGCGGTCAACAGCCCTGCCACGGTGCGGCGACAGCTCGTCGATCCAGAGAGATTTCGCCTCGTGGACGACGGCCGCATCACGACAGGAACCCCTGGCGTCATCCACCCATCGGGGGAAGAGCGGGCCCAGTCCGGGGTCACCCTGCCACGCCCCCGGACGGAACCGGCGGTACCAAGTTCACAGTCGGTACCGCGTTCTTACACAACGGTCGAGCAAGAGGCTGTGGCCATCCAGTTCCTGGCCCAGGTATTGGGGGCCGAAGCGGAACCTCAGTGGCTTCGAGATCTCCGTGCACAGCACGGTCTGGGTGCGGATGCCGTGGACCGCCTGTCCCGTTTCTACGAACTCAAGACCATGTATGGGCCAGAGCAGGACACGGTGACCTTTACGCCTTCAGAATTCGAGCGTGCCGCCTCCGAGGAGAACTTCTTCCTTGTTGTCGTCTCCGGATTGGAGCAAGGCGCGGCAGGCGCACCGTGCGTACGCCTCATTCCATACCCGCTGCACCAACTCGTCGTTCGATCAAGCGGCAACGTAACCCTGAGTGGCATCAGAAAGACACAGAGCCTTGTCCACGACTTCACGCCACGGGAGTGAGATTCACGAAGCACTCGGAGGTGCCGCCCTGGCCATGCTCGGTGTCCGGGGCTCAAGCCTGATCGGTAAGGGCAGGGAGAGAAGGCCTGATCCAGATCGTCCTCGGCCCCGTGCTGTCCAAACATCGCGCGACGGGCGACGCGCGTTCGATCGCACCAGGCCTCCGCGAAGTATGGGTCTCTCGATGCTTTCCGGAGTGAGAACGCTGGTCAAACAACCCCTGTTCTTGGCGGTTCGAGGTCGGGCGAGTAGCCCTTTGCGCGGAGCCAAGTGTCGAGGGCCAGAGTCACGATGTCTCCGTGCGGTACATCGGTATCGGCGTTGTAGCGGCGGATCCGGTGCTGGAGCTGGAGAACTTCGGGGACGGCATAGTTGAGTTGACCGCGTTTGGTGTGCCGGTTACTGATGACGGCCATAGTGTCCGGGTGCGGCGTAAGAACGTCATCGGTTGGCTGGCGCTCGGCGTCGAGCGCATCTGCGATTTCTCGCAGTCTGCGGGCGTAGGGGAAGTGATCAGGCACGAGAGCGGCTCCGTTCGGTCCGGCTAGGCGGATAGCTATCCGCCTATTGGGCTATTGGAATGTCGGCGCGAGGGGCGGCCACCCCCTGGGCGTGGGGAGGCCAACCCGTTCACTGCGGTTGGGTTCAGAACCCGCGGGCGGTGAGCCACTCGTCCAGGGCGACCGAGACGATGTCGCCGATGGGCAGGTGGTCGAGTTCGTTGTCCAACGCGAAGCGTTTGATCCGCTTCTTCAGCTTCAGCGCGGCGGGGACCGACGAGTCGAGGCTCTCGCGAGCGATGATGCGCTGGTTGAGAACCACAGCGGCCTCGGGGATGTCCTTGGGGCGGCCGGGACCGTGGGTATACGGCCTTCCCTCGCCGGGCTCCTCATACGGTCCTGCGTCCTGCTCCTGGTGAGACCCCGGACCATCGCTTTTCACAGGGAACGCTGTACCGCCTGCCATCGGAGGAACGGTCGTACGTACCGCCACTTCGCGGGACGAGGGCGCGGCAGAAGGCGCCCATGCAACGTGGGGTGGACCGTGCTGCGCAACAGGCTCGGCCGGCTGAGTGGAGGCTGCTGGTTCGTCGGCCGAGACCCTCTGCGACGTCCTCAACTCCGCTGGCGCATCAGCTGGTTGGGGGGTGACAACGGCTGGGTGGGCGGGTCGGCTGGCGGCAGGCTCCTGCTCGGGGCGGCGAGGCTCGGCCTGGGCGGCGCTCTGTGTCAATCCGATTGTCGTTTCGGCCGAGCCCTCCGCTGCTGAGTCGCCGGGCGCGTGGGATGGAGAGAGATGCTGCGGCAGGTTGGCGGCGGGGCCGCCTTCGGGCTGGGCGGCGGCCTGTTCGGCGGCGAATTGCTCGGGTGTGAGTTCGGCGGCCGGGGGAGGGGGTGGCGGGGTCGCCCTGTTGGCTCCGCCCAGAGTGCGACCGCTCGTGCGGCGGGCCGGGGGCCTCATTCGGTCCGTCATGCCGTCAGCTCCTTCATCAGCTTGGTGTATTCGCTCAGTTCGGTGGGGATCTCGCCGAAGGCCTCCATGTAGTGGACCCAGGAGTGGATGGTGGTGTCGGCGAGCGGGAAGGGTTCGTCGCGGTCGGGTCCGATGCCCTCACCCTGGGCAGGCTCCAGGAGCTTGTCCCGGGCGTTTCGGGGGAGGCTGGTGCGGTCGTCGGCCTTGACCATGACCACGTGGGCGGTGACGTCCCGCTGGTTGCGGGCGGCGGCGCGTTCGGCCTCGTCGAAGGTGGCTACGAGCTTGCGGCGCTCGATCTTGGTGGGGGCCACGGGGACGAGCAGGAGGTTTGCCTCGGTGACGGCCTCGTGGAACAGCTTCGCGCTGCCGCCGCCGGCGTCGACCACGATCGCGCCGAACTCGGCGCGCTTGGTACGGATGTACTCGGCGATGTCGTCGAACGGGTACCGCTCGACCATCAGGTTGCCGGGGATCTCGAAGCCTGCGGCCTGGGCGACTTTGAACCAGTCGTAGGCGGACTGGCTGGACGCGTCGGCGTCGAGAAGCAGGGTGGGCAGGCCGAGCACGACGGCGTAGTAGCGAGCGATGAACCAGGCGGAGGTGGTCTTGGCAGTCCCGCCCTTGAGCATGCCGACCACGATGACGAACGCGTCCCAGACGCGTCCGGTGGCCGCGGCCACGGTCTTGTGACGGGTGTTCTCGTTCACGTGTCCTTGATCTCCTGTATCTGG from Streptomyces sp. NBC_01288 carries:
- a CDS encoding sacsin N-terminal ATP-binding-like domain-containing protein — its product is MTGAIERAVRAAEKLFDMEGLAGAADIPEPEGADATHAAVAKLGELFARLPGQMRYGLERQRENGGDLSTDRLQGLSEIVQNADDLGASQVRILVRDTELLVAHDGSPVQLPDVMALAMPWLTSKAEDPDSTGRFGIGLMTLRRLSPVLEVYCCDYRVRIGDPHVAVPEPYPIPKAVADDGWTVLRMPFAEPGLIASEDVDEWLDDWGDGALLFLDRVRTVIHTDEDCSARRELALQWGEAQHHEAAVGGVATTVTTRTARATDGESWSVSHAVIQSPEGVSRTRKAVGDETTLAVALPQHGVEAALHAAPGRLHVGLPVMELGVPVCVSAQFDPNPSRQQLNDTDWNVALCPLVADLWAAAVIRQFRQDPAEAWQSVPLPGDVQQTKSPESALEKLLLDRARAKVSHELRLLMPGEGRSLGLSHLAVADAALIGVLTEAEIAGVVEREAILPELARDAGGRWRDVLEDWAENGGAAPANVGVQDALKLLNDTSRTPEATVALAATAIGVDEAIPLLWLRWLVDVDGERYSVPGADAPIVFTDQARGLSAALGFSRVLHQAYLVPTAESSRVRDWLGERGVFVTGEDPVPAVRRLAARGARRDNGPLSLDDGQLLALRDGFLRVPAKERVALGRDVGKAILLKARRYGSDGQREDVEVAPADSYLPAGLDGADREGTFELAAGRVRGLSWLRSRYVQVLRGAGTGLGAQAFLRLLGASTTPRLRAHPKAEHRYSGSYPNEGVRVSQTPHPKERSDHLRAKGATFTLHEYDSPVLAAVARDIAREQDALARRRRAAALLRVLRRTWSTLSEHATVRAVKDSYGWVDLGETDAFWLWQLKYTPWLDNRDGVPTAPADLRERTTGTVAVYGDNGAGFLHQDLQEVVGKRGEVLTALGVTGEAGVDDLLKCLRELRQQSSRSGLHDHPAARILYQALAERLAENRGRMAGMLAKITRAFNSGTGLVLTTSGWRKPRDCFRGLAVFGCWGTFAPALDDDEAFWKALGVPEPGVDDAVAVIREIAKETKRQELSEADASTVEAVVLQTLQLLARLATARPEEANATRLGRLPLRTSHGWFSKRPVYAVDAALADALGEQVPVWLPGAELEQFRALLGPLRVHEVKPQDITPCSPDKAPVDPEATSLIRAALALLREDLQRNASAIARSLNGSWDELIAVEVRVAPRVECHVHLLDAEPVLVHMGTALDLPTRSLYAVDNRALGRASEMGRTVAALFAQGRREVAHAWAAAYDEAEKGREAVRLSLAEEQAERDRAAADAEIAQRLVSLQEEHTERRAQAGDKGRSSVRPATGRSQGTSGTVPAVNSPATVRRQLVDPERFRLVDDGRITTGTPGVIHPSGEERAQSGVTLPRPRTEPAVPSSQSVPRSYTTVEQEAVAIQFLAQVLGAEAEPQWLRDLRAQHGLGADAVDRLSRFYELKTMYGPEQDTVTFTPSEFERAASEENFFLVVVSGLEQGAAGAPCVRLIPYPLHQLVVRSSGNVTLSGIRKTQSLVHDFTPRE
- a CDS encoding ParA family protein: MNENTRHKTVAAATGRVWDAFVIVVGMLKGGTAKTTSAWFIARYYAVVLGLPTLLLDADASSQSAYDWFKVAQAAGFEIPGNLMVERYPFDDIAEYIRTKRAEFGAIVVDAGGGSAKLFHEAVTEANLLLVPVAPTKIERRKLVATFDEAERAAARNQRDVTAHVVMVKADDRTSLPRNARDKLLEPAQGEGIGPDRDEPFPLADTTIHSWVHYMEAFGEIPTELSEYTKLMKELTA
- the pglW gene encoding BREX system serine/threonine kinase PglW yields the protein MAAVGGPATPKPGQHQPKRWYQTRPSPFPWEQAALDHIKQRMPVTAPNYSWSTFSFTAMSGRINECDLLIAVPRGLYLVELKGHPGRVANSGDTWSFHAPDGRIRTIRNPLHLTDLKSKELKSRLQEAARELYPSLRVPRIDPAVFLSDPLLQSELDTVQRTHVYGRDGVRSGLPGIWDEFLSLPPERENWRVREDFTRNLPELMKKIGVRASTAHLDFGDGWKLASRPLDAGPTWEDRLAERKEMIHEEGRVRVYLVEQQASEEKRRSTSRAAEREYQVLQGIAHRGIAQAVALRQHQGGPAILFRHRESDLRLDNYLAVYGAKLTEAVRRDMVRQLAEAVRYAHRRSLYHRALAARSVYVSARESGSDPVLRIIDWQASARDFDTTSLRSLGESSFTGEHIEDAAQCYLAPETDADYPDPVDLDVFGIGAVAHHILTGMPPAETRTALKERLTADGGLHMYAVSDAMDAGLDELVYAATRASVDDRLDSADAFLKQLDNAEQASAAQAVAVEADPLTATPGQAVDGDWTVERVLGSGATARALYVTRVTEDERGTRAAEERVLKVALDADKNERLASEAAALQQISSGRIVKLYEGPRTIGGRTVLALEYAGPETLGQRLASHGQLGYEELASFGEDLFTALDDLAARGMRHRDLKPSNLGIKVRDDDEQQLVLFDFSLANVSDRDIKAGTRGYLDPFLGDARRPIYDDYAERYAAAVVLHEMAAAERPMWGNGADDPLTALKDELPLLAADAFVGVLRPGLEAFFERALHRDVNRRFESLRQMRDAWRAIFTEADRTQPPPTTDTVSILGAGGLPEGLSEDDIRDLYAERAKLGTTLRDAGLTERAAAVAEELGAVTVRELLDVPLPRFRGKRGIGAVVKKELNRRHRQWTSALRPRKPKAVAVPVQPTVPAADDMLGAEHEARQNVERLAALLNPVLAGRKDNKRPQVVAAWLGLDGKAEPGAWPTNRQVSESVKASEYTVSRHLGSAIGEWASADWMTLLCGELVEAVQDAGRVMTARELARVLSAGHGSESESTEGTEAAALAVVRAAVAAETLLTGRDEDHEPRLAQMRRRGRLIVALESLDGSDDPTSDELAAYAIELGEAAEKIAAATPLPDRAATLRDLRAVRTPEGMDPLPDARLVTLAAATSVGAAASPRLELYPRTLELWRALQISQAAAGVRREVGISLEGLLARLRSRFPEMVLGKPTYIEVEDALKKAGFPLTYETAEARFKPPVPVSAVTGSSWLYSSTGTVTGASRALAAGAAAGREPSLLLAAKLDSAVREGGFLALNVHVKRLRGETGSVADAVAEAFPVVPVSLARVFLEEFRALAGEHGTDWSKVLGADTRYTRSGELPGGLRSFVVRVWPRVAAQLEKTASREPGTVLFVHTSGLLAHYYEAGGHDLLVGLQAGARKPGGRPHGLWLLTPSHNPQGGPELDGRTVEITGGDAERVVLTEGFLKDLATIWAAHREGLGQ